In Terriglobia bacterium, the sequence GTTCTCGGGATTGTTCGGCACCAGCTCCGCTGCCTGCTTGCGCGCCGTCGCTATCTGTTCGTCCGTCAGTTCGTCATCCAGGCCGTTGAGGAGCGCGCTGGCGGACTTGTCGCCGCCGAGTTCGGCTGCCTTGAGCCAGACGTAAGCGGTCTGCGGATCCCTGGGTGTTCCGAGACCCTTGAGGTACATATACCCGAAGTTGACGCGGGCGCGGATGTCGCCCTGGATGGCGGCGTCGTGGAACCAGCGGAAGGCCTTGCTGGCGTCCTGGCGAACGCCTCGCCCGTGAGCGTAGAGTTGGGCAAGGTTGCACTGGGCGGAAGCGTGTCCCTGCCTGGCGGCCTTGCGGTACCACCGGGCCGCAACGGCGGGGTCGCGAGCGACGCCGAAGCCGAGATCGTAGGAAAGGCCGACTGCGGCCTGACCGCCGGGATCTCCCTCGGCGGCGCTGGCTGGAAGTACTTGAAGGCCATATCGTAGTCGCGGCGGACACCGTGTCCCTGGAAGAACATGAGCCCGAGATCGTAGTTGGCGGCAGGATAACCGGAGTCGGCGGCGAGCGTGAAGTAGTGCAGCGCGACTGCGTACTGTCGCG encodes:
- a CDS encoding SEL1-like repeat protein, producing the protein MYLKGLGTPRDPQTAYVWLKAAELGGDKSASALLNGLDDELTDEQIATARKQAAELVPNNPENLVLAGIRH